ataaaaatataaaaaaatattaagaattatactaaattataaataggaactaattttttaaaattataatatatatacacatatttagcatgtttaataattcaaatatatccatatatatatatctttttagttaattaagttgaTGAGTCCTACTTTACTAGTTTCTTAccatttttaataacttttaaataatcttttatatttatatataattatttaagaaacaaCTTCTGAATAAAACTAGATAAATACTTGTCTAGGCTCATTTGAATCTAGATGAACTTGGACAATTATTTATCTAAATTCGTTTTAAATGTTGTTGTTAataatttcttataaatttaatagtttttaaataatttatataatgtttttataattatttaaaaataatgtcTAGGATGAatctattgtttttatttaaataattatttttaaaattttaatttttaaatattattaatgtgATAAAATGTGTCATGTCAACATAAAATATACGTGGCACACAATATATCGATATTCGACTACTTCATCAGTCATgtcattatttaaaaatagagatGGATGAGACTTCTAACAAAAGAACCATCatgcttttttatttaaaatctaaaaattaatttacttattttttgagttaaagaataaaatataaattagacTCTTAATATAAGGGCCTTTATGATGTTTTTAACTAATCATACTCTcctttaatttcacatttcttacaaaaaaaaatctaaatgatTAGATAGagttaattttcacaattttttttaatatataaggattaattattttttataaagagATAAAATACAATTCTCTCTTACCCGTCTACCTTGATTTCCccaaataatttttaaagatattaCATAATAAAGACGTGCAAAAGGGATTGCAAATGCGAAAAAGGAAAGCATCAGGGGGGAATATCCGACGTGTCAATAGCAAGGACAAGTGGACTATAAAGAAAGAATGTGGTGCCGCAGTATTTAATCCCCACCTCTccctataaaaaaaaaattgagaataaaaacaACGATAAAACTTTTTTTGATTCTTTTCCATTTCAGAAGTTTTATATTTGGAGTCATCATCCCCATCTGCATCCATCTTTTCCATTTCACTGAAAATTAAACCCTAGAATTTTGATTTGAATCGCTCCGAGACAGCCAAGGTGATAATCTTAACtcgttttaatcttttttttgttctttttaactTGGTTTAGATTTGTATTTTGACTTAAATTAGGCGTCGTTCACTTCGAAAGGCTCACTTAATCTGTTTTAATTCttctttgattctttttttttgttttaatttgcaGTGAATTTGATTCGGAATTGAAGCTGCATTCCTTTTTTTCAGTGTTTGTGTGGTTGTTATTAGAGATTATAGATTTGAGAAAACCTTTTTGTTGTGGTTAGTACTACCTGATACAAGTTTTAACGAAGAAATTTCAGTTTAGGTCTTTTACTAATTGCAGTTAGTTTTGAAATTAGAATTGCTAGTTGAAATTAGACTTTGCATTTCTGTGAGAAGCAATGTTCAATGCTTGAATATCTCGTGGATGTTGATAACGGAAATTTATGGTTCTATGATTTGTAAACTGAGAGGCTTCTGTTATTGTGTGTTTTAAGGGGGCAGATTGATGGCGCTTGTTTCTAAGGCAGGCTCATCTTATTGCATCGGTAGTGATATAACACGGGGTAGAACCGGGCAGAATGTGGCTTTTGGTGTGGTAAACAATGCTGAGGCTCCTATAATGAAGGAAAAATGGgtcaatttttcttctttatcaTGCAAAAATGCCAGGGTAGCGCCGTTCTTTCCTCTAGAAACTGTGGGATTTCGAAGCAAAAGAAGGAATGGTGTGATTGTTGCAGCAAGCCCTCCCACAGAGGATGCTTTGATTGCTACAGAACCATTGACGAAACAGGATCTTGTTGGATACCTTGCATCTGGATGTAAGTCTAAGGAAAAATGGAGGTAAGAGTTCCCcgtctttgttttgttttgattaaagTACATTTTATCTTGTCCATTTTATGTTTTTCGACTTGTCTAATATAGTACCAGTCTCACACATGATATTTTAAGAATCTTTTGCTGCCTTTATAATTTCTTGATGTCAATAGCTAGCCATATCTGGTCCTTGATGtgtattttagtatttatattggATCCAGTTCTAGTTTAAATCTTTCCATTAGCAAATTGGTCCTCTTTCTATATTTTTACTTGTTCACTAATGCAAGTATTTGGTTTACTCAGGATAGGTACAGAGCATGAAAAGTTTGGTTTTGAGATAAAAACTCTGCGGCCTATGAAATATGAACAAATAGCAGAATTGCTTAATGGTATTTCAGAGAGATTTGATTGGGAGAAAGTAATGGAAGGTGATAAAATTATAGGACTTAAACAGGTAAACGAATTCTCTTTACTTATGGTGCTTCATTATGCTAGGAATGGCAATGCTTTGCAATTATTTAGGAAGAGACTTTGCATTACATGTTAAATCATTCTTGTTTTCATCTTGTTTGTCTAGGGAATTTTTTGCACGGGTCTTAGACTTTAGAAAAAAACAAAGCTTTTGGAGAAAAGATTCCAGGCCAACCAAAAATTAGCTTTAGTTTATATTCTTTGATACAGTGTCTCCTATACAATTTCATGTAGTTTTCCAAATTTACTAATATATTACATGTTATACAAAAATTAtagtaacatatttttatttcatatctttttGTGGTTAGGGGAAGCAAAGCATATCATTGGAACCTGGAGGGCAGTTTGAGCTCAGTGGTGCACCTCTTGAAACTCTGCATCAAACATGTGCCGAGGTCAATTCACACCTCTATCAGGTTAGTTAAAGAGAAAAGAATAGTCAGATGCATGCAACCTTTTGAACAACTTCTACATGCTTAAGAACTCGCATGCAGACGTAGCATCTATAAAAAATTCCCTGCTAATTACAAGGTCAAGACTCATACCCTCTAAAGACAATGTGCTTTGTATGTTATCTAAATCATCTAAATTACAATGTGGAAACACTTCAAACCTGTCAGAAAGTAATCACTTCAAAAGTATTATCTAATCTTGATTCTCATTTGTTAATTTCTTTGTTCAAGTACTCTTAACCTTACCAGTTTCACTTAAGAATATATCATGCCACTGTTATCCACTACTAGGTTAAAGCTGTTGCAGAAGAAATGGGAATTGGATTCTTAGGGATTGGCTTCCAGCCCAAACTGGGACTAAAGGACATTCCTGTCATGCCTAAGGTATAACTGACTATTCtttatggttttaaattgaataagaAGTAGAAAATCACAAATCGTTTGATGGATGTATTAAACAATATGTGCTTTTCCTCATATTTTTTCACCTTTGTGATACTTGATCTTTTCTATTGCAATTTTGTCATCCTATCATTTTATTCTAATAGGCTGACACAATACTTTTGCTCAGGGAAGATATGAGATAATGAGAAATTACATGCCTAAAGTTGGCTCACTTGGTCTTGATATGATGTTCAGGACATGTACAGTTCAGGTAAGTAAAATTTACATTTCCAATTATCCAGCCTTTCTGAAGCATCCTTTCAACTTTTTTCCTGTATGATTTTCTGTAATAGGTTAATCTGGACTTCAGTTCAGAAGCTGACATGATTAGGAAATTTCGTGCTGGTCTTGCTCTGCAACCTGTGAGAACATTAATACTTTGTCTTCCTCTGAAAATCTTTGCTTTGCTTTTCTTCTAACTAGTGAAGCAAATGAAACAGATAGCAACAGCTTTATTTGCAAATTCCCCTTTTACTGAAGGAAAGCCAAACGGTTACCTTAGCATGAGAAGGTTTTGAAAACTTTTACTATAAtgtcatttattttcttattctctGTGTTCACCCATTTACtgatttttctataaaaaatgaATTGGAACAGTCAAATCTGGACTGATACTGATAAGGACCGGACAGGCATGCTTCCATTTGTTTTTGATGACTCCTTTGGGTAGGCTTTGCTTTGTGTTGCATTCACTGTTAAACTTCGGATCTGTTTGTGGTAAATCATCCCTTCTTTTGTCTATAGAATTTTGTGATGGTATTTTATCTGTGTGCTGCAGGTTTGAGCAGTATGTTGACTATGCTCTTGATGTTCCAATGTATTTTGTTTATCAGAAAAAGAAGTACATTGACTGCACTGGAATGACATTCAGGGTTTCCTTCTATCCTTGATATAGTCTTGTAATTTGAAGCTTCTTCTGTTGTCATTCTTTTTCACTCATGTATTCACGCTGCTATATTACTCCACATTCTTTTCCTTAAAATCTTGATAAATTTttacctttcttttctttctttctttctttttttttttttggttccttCTTAATAACACTTTCATGTTTTAGGATTTTATGGCTGGAAAACTTCCATGTATTCCTGGTGAACTACCAAATCTTAATGATTGGGAAAATCATTTGACAACTATATTTCCGGAGGTATATTTGCTTAATTAGACAATGATTTGGTAAACTTTGTATTTTTCCTatgattttatgttatttaagctGCCTGATTCTTTCCATTCAGGTTCGACTGAAGAGGTACTTGGAGATGAGGGGAGCTGATGGAGGGCCTTGGAGGAGGTTATGTGCTCTGCCTGCATTTTGGGTAATTGGCCTTTTTTATGTGCTTATGCACAATCCTTATATTGTGAATTAATTAGTAGTACTTTCAAATGAATTAGTGTTTTTGACAGCATTATATAAGTTGAAAAAACAATCAAGGCTAGGCGACTGaacttgaataattatgactTCATCACAAGTTCTCGAGCATCACTTTTTCAACATTGATATTACAGCCATGTAGCTGACCTTAAAGGCCAAGTTTCTTGTGTTGTAATTTTGATTCAACAGTTTATATTCAATTCCTGTATTAATAtgactttttacatttttatctttCTGATCATTCATAATCTTCTTACTCAAGTTGTGTGAATGCGAAATTACAATACAAAGGTTCCTCATTTTAAGCTTCTTTTGGTTTTCAGGTAGGTTTGTTATATGATGAGGTCTCGCTCCAGAGTATTCTAGACATGACAGCGGATTGGACATGTGAAGAAAGAGAAATGTTGAGAAACAAGGTAATTGAAGCACTTAACTAGCAAATGGATTACATGTCACTTTTGTAGTTGAAAAGTCCTGTAGTGCTAAGACTAGAAATCTAAGTTCAAAGATTTGTTTAGTAGGTTCCAAAGACTGGTCTTAAGACGCCATTTCGAGATGGGTTATTGTGGCACATTGCGGAAGATGTTCTAAAGTTGGCCAAGGTATCATAGGACATTTTTTTCTATAATCAGGCATTGCCATTTTTTGCTGCTGCTATGTTaggttttattttaaaactcgaTTAATTATCATATAGGATGGTTTGGAAAGAAGGGGCTTCAAGGAATCCGGGTTCTTGAATGAGGTGGCAGAGGTGGTTCGTACAGGTACGTACCTCCATCGAGGGGTTGTGTAtcatttctgtttgtcaaaaactTGTGAAATTTAGCACACTACTTGCACGTGCACAATATTGCAAAATCAAGTAAATAATTGCCGGAGTAATATGGGCTTATGTTAGTTTCTTGAGTTGGCTATATTGGAATTTAAAGTTGCATAAAATTTGTGGCAGGTGTAACACCAGCTGAGAAGCTTTTGGAATTGTATCATGGGAAGTGGGGACAATCTGTTGACCCTGTTTTCGAAGAACTCCTCTACTGAgggattttatatattttcaggGCTCTTTTTGAGTAGGGAATCAAATTCTTAAAATCTTAGTGATTTCATGCAACATCTTTCGTTGTAATTCGCTAAGGAACTTTGGATCATCTTTAGACTTCAAAAACTTCCTACTACcgaatgcttttttttttctttttcttttatgtgaTTTTGTTGGAGGAATAAATGATGCTTTGACTGAATGCATAGGGTTTCCATTTATGATGCCATTGTCAACGCTACATGCTTTGGTCGTGTACTGGTAAATTAGAGGGTGAACCAAAGCCTCTAATCTTTTGAAGTGAAAGAATTCCAATTATTTAGCAAAGATTAGTCCAATTAGCCATATTTGAAGCTccaaacctttttttttcctttacatACAATTAGATTGTATGCTCTTATATTTTGTAgttcctttttttttatcaattatatttaaatatataaataatttaaacacGAATATACtatgaattatttattaaatattatgtatttttatcaaaaaagcAAATGCAATAATATTCCTTCAATCACCGCGTAATGAACGATTCGATTTTTCATCCAATTCCATTTATATATATGATGCAGATTTCATGCTTGTCTTGGGACAGAAGATGAAAATACAAGTTGgtaatgatatttataaaaaaataaaaatcatgtaatacaaaaaataaataggCTCCGCCAGAAAGTAATCCAATcttctaataaaaataataaacatacaAAAACAATCAGTTTCCTCTCCAGATGAGCAGCCATAATCATTGGGTACTGTACATAAATTACAAGCATGAAAAAACTTCTATTCACGCTTTTCTctacaaatattataatatatatagataaatagaTAGATATAAAATGTTTCCCTATTTATTACTCCAAAGATCATTGTATTGGGAAATGTAAGCAAGAGTGAAAACAAGGGCAGATTTATGGAGTTGCCCCAAAGCCCCCTGTCCAACTCACACCAAAACCAACCTACATCCAGGATCTTGTAAAACAAATGTTTCAAGCTTGACTATGACCTGAACCGAACTGAACCAAACCAGTTCGTGCACAGAGATGATCGACATTACGTGTCCTTCATATTGCATGGGTTTCTTTTGAGGTTTAAGAAAATGTTCACTTTCTTACCTGCAATAATTTGAGAGCCTTTTTAATGGATGGTCATTGTCCGGTCGATTGGAGAGGTGACTTATTTGAGCTTTGATCATTGTTGTCAAGAAGTtgcattctttttattttcaagctCAGTACCCTCCCTGAGAGATGTCTGTGCCTCGTCATTCTTTCCTAGGGCAAATAGAGCAGCAGCTTGCAAGTAGGATGCAATATGCCAAACTGGGGATACTATTTGTGCTTGCATGGCATCATTCAGGGCTTCTTGGGGCATGTCACTCATGAGATACGACAAACTACGTCGAGCATAAACAGTTGGGGAAACCATGGTTCCAACATCAATGAACTGTGACATGAATGTACAAACTATTAGGTCAACGATCTACTTTTGAATGTCGTTATTTACAAAACGGTTACGCATTTTAGAATCATCATGACCTAAAAAGTACCAACACCAACAATTTCCCAAAAATTACTTCTCGATCAGTTTTAGGACACTAATGGAAATAACATGATTCTAGATACTTTTTTGGTCCGAATGATGATAAAATTAATAAGAAAGTGGCAGCAGAAAAGTTGCAAGGTCGTAAAAAGTACTGGGCAAAAGCAGCTCTGGCTAACCTCAATCTGCCTCCAAAGACAAAATTAGCAAGAAGACTTGGTGGGTAAAATGTTTTGACACTCAAgagaagaacagcaaacaaattcTAACCTGGGAATAGCATTCAATGGCAGCAGTAAAATCTTTATGCCTAAAAGCAACATCACCCTTTTTCTTCGATGTCAATGTTTCTTGCATCTGGTTTGTCCACATTTGGAATGAAAGCTGCAAGCCATAAAATCACAGTGAGAAACGCACACACTGCACACAGCTGAAATAAGCAAAAAGAAAACTTGAACCACTAATTCCATGCCATTGACAATAACAACTCTTGGCCCAACCACCCGCATGAAAAACAGGTGTAGACTGATCTTGATTCAATATCGTGCATTGACCACCCCAAACCAACAAAAGAGAAGGATCAAAATGTTCAAAGTCAAATCGTGTTAAAGCACTTTAAGAGAACATGGTTATGTTGACAATTTATCAGTAAAAATGATATAGAGAAAAGTTGGTATCCTTGCCATAGCAACCACAAATTAACATAAAGAAAATCTGATCTTCTGAATTCTGACAACTAACTAGAAACAAGATTGAAGACCAAGGCcgaatctaaaaatattttttacaggGGCcagaattttattataaattttcaagaaatcaaaatacaagtttatcatgcattaatttatgatttcatcatttttgaagGGACTTAAcagaattttttcatttttatggggggcaaagtgcaattttactatatattattttataatttctttatttataagaggacagaattgaaaattttccattttaagggggCCAAGGCCCTGCCTACGTGCCCTCAGATTTGCCTCTGTTGAATTTAAATAAGCCCAAGGCTGAAATGGGGATTTGAATCTTGGACCTTGTACCTCCCAGGGAGAGGTAACTCCCACTGGCCAAGCTTTAATTTATCAAAAGTTTGAAGGCCAAAAATATacggaaaagaagaaaaaaaaaacattcacaTTTCAGATGAGAAACGAACCTCAGTAGCAGTACCCTCATCATCTTTATATCCAAGGTTTTCTAAGACCTCATGAATGGCAGTCAAATCCATTCTTACACAGGATTCCCCAAGCGGTGATAGCGGTACAGCATCAGCACCAGCATGTATGCCCATTAATACATGAGAAGGAACCTTCAAAATTAATTGACAGACAAGGAACTTCTCATTAGTGGAAAAGTATTATTTAACCTTAAAACAGATAAAGACCTTATTAATCTTCACATAAAATGGCATCCACGTCTATTTGGAGTTGGTATGATAGTATATATCAGGATGACCAAATGCATCTATCTTGCTTGTATGGAATGAACAATGAAAAACATAAACACATACAAGTTATAGAATGAGGAATTGTCTCTCTCAAAGACCAAACAGGCAAACCAAAAGAAACTACAATTCCTATTAAGAAAAGCAAAGCTTGAGAACAGAATATCACTTTCTATGGCAGCTGTATATGGACAAGTGATTTTAGAAAGTGtatatttggaaaaaataaaatgaagttaCTTGAGAAATAAAAGGCAAACAACCTCAGCATCCCTCTGAAGAGGAATTATTGCAGAAACTAATGACTTTGGGTTTGGCCGTTCGCGGGGCTCATATTGTAAACATCGTGATGCTAAACGTACTAACTCGGTCCCATCATCATTTGAAAATTGCCCTTCCAAACAAGAATCTGTCAGCATCTGAATGTTCCTGTCACGTATAAGGTCCAGAGCCTGAACAAAGTGATGCACGTAAAAATTAGGTGCACCGCAGTTAGCATAACTACACTGTCCTAATATGGAGAAACAAGCAACACAATTGCtgctataaatatttattttggcaAGCACAAAGTGCCATTCCCATTAGATTGAACTCTCAAAACAATAGTAACACCAgaaagaattgcttataaatttCATTCCATCAAAAAATATATGCACCTTGACAGGACCAGCTTATGTGGTGCCATTAATAGGTTCCATCTTGAATCTTAACAATGATCCAGAAAAACCAGAACCA
This window of the Gossypium hirsutum isolate 1008001.06 chromosome A09, Gossypium_hirsutum_v2.1, whole genome shotgun sequence genome carries:
- the LOC107896479 gene encoding glutamate--cysteine ligase, chloroplastic is translated as MALVSKAGSSYCIGSDITRGRTGQNVAFGVVNNAEAPIMKEKWVNFSSLSCKNARVAPFFPLETVGFRSKRRNGVIVAASPPTEDALIATEPLTKQDLVGYLASGCKSKEKWRIGTEHEKFGFEIKTLRPMKYEQIAELLNGISERFDWEKVMEGDKIIGLKQGKQSISLEPGGQFELSGAPLETLHQTCAEVNSHLYQVKAVAEEMGIGFLGIGFQPKLGLKDIPVMPKGRYEIMRNYMPKVGSLGLDMMFRTCTVQVNLDFSSEADMIRKFRAGLALQPIATALFANSPFTEGKPNGYLSMRSQIWTDTDKDRTGMLPFVFDDSFGFEQYVDYALDVPMYFVYQKKKYIDCTGMTFRDFMAGKLPCIPGELPNLNDWENHLTTIFPEVRLKRYLEMRGADGGPWRRLCALPAFWVGLLYDEVSLQSILDMTADWTCEEREMLRNKVPKTGLKTPFRDGLLWHIAEDVLKLAKDGLERRGFKESGFLNEVAEVVRTGVTPAEKLLELYHGKWGQSVDPVFEELLY